One window from the genome of Mumia sp. ZJ1417 encodes:
- a CDS encoding peptidylprolyl isomerase: MADQSTVTLKTNRGDITIRLFPNHAPKTVDNFVGLAKGTKTWKDPETGAERNDPLYDGTIFHRVIDQFMIQGGDPKGNGTGGPGYEFEDEFHPELQFDRPYLLAMANAGANTNGSQFFITTVATPHLNRRHTIFGEVADDASKAVVDAIGSTPTGRLDRPAEPVVIESVVFDEA, translated from the coding sequence GTGGCAGACCAGTCGACCGTCACCCTCAAGACGAACCGTGGCGACATCACCATCCGGCTCTTCCCGAACCACGCTCCGAAGACCGTGGACAACTTCGTCGGGCTCGCCAAGGGCACGAAGACGTGGAAGGACCCCGAGACGGGGGCCGAGCGCAACGATCCCCTGTACGACGGGACGATCTTCCACCGCGTCATCGACCAGTTCATGATCCAGGGCGGCGACCCCAAGGGCAACGGCACCGGCGGCCCGGGTTACGAGTTCGAGGACGAGTTCCACCCCGAGCTCCAGTTCGACCGTCCCTACCTGCTCGCGATGGCGAACGCGGGTGCCAACACCAACGGCTCGCAGTTCTTCATCACGACGGTGGCCACCCCGCACCTCAACCGCCGCCACACGATCTTCGGCGAGGTCGCCGACGACGCGAGCAAGGCGGTCGTGGACGCGATCGGCTCGACGCCGACCGGCCGGCTCGACCGACCCGCCGAGCCCGTCGTCATCGAGTCGGTCGTCTTCGACGAGGCCTGA
- a CDS encoding rhomboid family intramembrane serine protease: protein MGEASVGFQCPNCLREGQAGVRQARTAGGGLVPGRPGVVTLSLIGLNVVAFLLMMATGGLWQSPLWEWGVMLGDSAAFPLDDGSVALMDGVADGAYWRMLSSAFLHASILHIAFNMYALYLFGPVLERYLGTARFLLAYLTSAVAASVFVYWLSTPHQTTLGASGAIFALFGMALVVMYKQGQDVRGLLALVAINAAITFIVPNISWQGHLGGFVTGLVLGAVFAYAPRARRNLVQCAAFGAIWAAIIGATVARTLQLS, encoded by the coding sequence ATGGGCGAGGCCTCGGTCGGCTTCCAGTGCCCGAACTGCCTGCGCGAAGGTCAGGCAGGGGTGCGTCAGGCCCGTACGGCAGGCGGCGGGCTGGTTCCGGGCCGTCCGGGTGTCGTGACGCTGAGCCTGATCGGCCTCAACGTCGTCGCATTCCTGCTGATGATGGCCACCGGCGGCTTGTGGCAGTCCCCGCTCTGGGAGTGGGGGGTGATGCTCGGCGACTCCGCTGCTTTCCCACTCGATGACGGCTCGGTCGCGCTGATGGACGGTGTCGCCGACGGCGCCTACTGGCGGATGCTCTCGTCAGCCTTCCTGCACGCAAGCATCCTGCACATCGCGTTCAACATGTACGCGCTCTACCTGTTCGGTCCGGTGCTGGAGCGCTACCTCGGGACGGCGCGGTTCCTTCTGGCCTATCTCACGTCGGCCGTCGCCGCATCGGTCTTCGTCTACTGGCTCTCGACACCGCACCAGACGACGCTCGGGGCATCGGGCGCGATCTTCGCCCTGTTTGGGATGGCGCTCGTCGTCATGTACAAGCAGGGGCAGGACGTACGCGGCCTCCTCGCGCTGGTCGCGATCAACGCGGCGATCACCTTCATCGTCCCCAACATCAGCTGGCAGGGGCACCTCGGCGGCTTCGTCACGGGCCTGGTGCTGGGAGCGGTCTTCGCGTACGCCCCGCGGGCGCGGCGCAACCTCGTCCAGTGCGCAGCGTTCGGCGCGATCTGGGCCGCGATCATCGGGGCGACAGTGGCGCGGACGCTCCAGCTGAGCTGA
- a CDS encoding DUF881 domain-containing protein produces the protein MTVPDKEPAAPRAPLSWRVAVPVTTALAGVLFVTSAISSEGDDLRQEKTDLPTLVEQRRENVASQQQVVDDLSAQIASLTDEVDNAEVSKARKETRALRGPAGFTEVSGPGLRIALEDAPREVDEPGLDPNLLVVHQQDIQAFVNALWEGGATAVTLQGQRLISTTGIKCVGNTVILNGVPYSPPYVIEGVGPIDDLYGGLSRSGAVQTYQDYADRYQLGMTITPKDEVVAPAYSGTVDLQHAQVVE, from the coding sequence GTGACCGTCCCAGACAAGGAGCCCGCTGCGCCGCGGGCACCCCTGTCGTGGCGCGTCGCTGTGCCCGTGACGACGGCCCTCGCCGGCGTCCTCTTCGTGACCAGTGCGATCAGCTCCGAGGGCGACGACCTGCGCCAGGAGAAGACCGATCTGCCCACTCTCGTCGAGCAGCGGCGCGAGAACGTCGCCTCGCAGCAGCAGGTCGTCGACGACCTCAGCGCGCAGATCGCCTCGCTCACCGACGAGGTCGACAATGCCGAGGTCTCCAAGGCCCGCAAGGAGACCCGCGCACTGCGCGGGCCGGCCGGCTTCACCGAGGTGAGCGGGCCGGGGCTCCGCATTGCGCTCGAGGACGCGCCCCGCGAGGTCGACGAGCCGGGGCTCGACCCCAACCTGCTCGTGGTGCACCAGCAGGACATCCAGGCATTCGTCAACGCCCTCTGGGAGGGCGGCGCGACGGCCGTCACGCTCCAGGGCCAGCGGCTCATCTCGACCACGGGCATCAAGTGCGTCGGCAACACCGTCATCCTGAACGGCGTCCCGTACTCACCGCCGTACGTCATCGAGGGCGTCGGCCCGATCGACGACCTGTACGGCGGGCTCTCGCGCTCCGGCGCGGTCCAGACCTACCAGGACTACGCCGACCGCTACCAGCTTGGCATGACGATCACACCGAAGGACGAGGTCGTCGCCCCCGCCTACTCGGGGACGGTCGACCTCCAGCACGCCCAGGTGGTCGAGTGA
- a CDS encoding cell division protein CrgA: MSEAESNKSAARSGNPAKREAAAEAATPDRRTPVKPKKIGNRWAAPAMIACAVIGLVWIVAFYTAGNEIPVMKDLSSWNLVIGMGFIVAAFGFAMKWE; encoded by the coding sequence GTGTCCGAAGCCGAGTCCAACAAGTCCGCTGCACGGTCGGGCAATCCTGCCAAGCGCGAGGCCGCTGCGGAGGCCGCCACGCCGGACCGCCGTACCCCGGTCAAGCCCAAGAAGATCGGCAACCGCTGGGCGGCGCCGGCGATGATCGCGTGCGCCGTGATCGGCCTGGTCTGGATCGTCGCCTTCTACACCGCCGGTAACGAGATCCCTGTCATGAAGGATCTCTCGAGCTGGAACCTCGTGATCGGGATGGGCTTCATCGTGGCCGCTTTCGGCTTCGCGATGAAGTGGGAGTGA
- the pknB gene encoding Stk1 family PASTA domain-containing Ser/Thr kinase, producing MTETPTGPGQGYAGPPGAYGRLGDRYEIGGLLGSGGMAEVRIGRDLRLGRTVAIKRLRIDLASDPTFLARFRREAQSAAALNHPSIVAVYDTGEATGPDGHTVPFIVMEYVEGRTLRDLLREMEREGRKILPERTLEITADILAALDYSHRAGIIHRDIKPANVMLTPSGQVKVMDFGIARAIADTSSAMTQTAAVVGTAQYLSPEQARGETVDARSDIYSTGCLLYELLTGRPPFQGDSPVSVAYQHVREVAPPPSTFNPEVSPAVDRVVATALAKRTDERYQSAAAMRADIERVLAGQPTAASAAPTAQYAPVPAAPATEALAPANLPPASDEDEGKSKRWIWVVSAIAALLVIGLAAWGIPKLMGENEPPVEMVTVPDVTGKTQEAAERELTGETYGFETTVSTQPSSDIDKGEVIATDPAAEAEVKKGSDVEIIVSAGPERVEVPYLVGKRLKEARAELEALGLKSDVVQQESDAPKNEVLKTDPVPGEPVDPGTSVTLTVSKGKTEVPNVVGKTREEAEQLIRDAGFEVRVFETDSDQPAGTVIEQIPGSGQADPGTQIVLTVSRGPQTTDPNIPPTEPTDPMFPDGDGG from the coding sequence ATGACCGAAACGCCCACCGGCCCGGGTCAGGGCTACGCAGGGCCTCCGGGTGCGTACGGCCGCCTCGGCGACCGCTACGAGATCGGCGGTCTGCTGGGCAGTGGCGGTATGGCCGAGGTCCGGATCGGACGCGACCTGCGGCTCGGCCGCACCGTGGCGATCAAGCGCCTGCGCATCGACCTGGCCAGCGACCCGACCTTCCTCGCGCGCTTCCGGCGCGAGGCGCAGTCCGCAGCCGCCCTCAACCACCCCTCGATCGTCGCCGTCTACGACACCGGTGAGGCCACCGGCCCCGACGGCCACACCGTGCCGTTCATCGTCATGGAGTACGTCGAGGGTCGGACGCTGCGCGACCTCCTTCGCGAGATGGAGCGCGAGGGGCGCAAGATCCTCCCCGAGCGCACCCTTGAGATCACCGCAGACATCCTGGCGGCGCTGGACTACAGCCACCGTGCCGGCATCATCCACCGTGACATCAAGCCCGCCAACGTGATGCTCACGCCGTCGGGCCAGGTCAAGGTGATGGACTTCGGCATCGCCCGTGCCATCGCCGACACCTCGTCGGCGATGACGCAGACCGCCGCCGTCGTCGGCACCGCGCAATATCTCTCGCCCGAGCAGGCGCGCGGCGAGACCGTCGACGCGCGCAGCGACATCTACTCGACCGGCTGCCTCCTTTACGAGCTGCTGACCGGCCGCCCGCCGTTCCAGGGCGACAGCCCCGTCTCGGTGGCCTATCAGCACGTCCGCGAGGTGGCACCGCCGCCGTCGACGTTCAACCCCGAAGTCAGCCCGGCCGTCGACCGCGTCGTTGCGACGGCGCTCGCCAAGCGCACCGATGAGCGCTACCAGAGCGCGGCCGCGATGCGTGCCGACATCGAGCGTGTCCTCGCCGGCCAGCCGACCGCCGCCTCGGCCGCTCCGACCGCGCAGTACGCCCCGGTCCCGGCGGCTCCGGCCACCGAGGCACTGGCCCCTGCCAACCTCCCCCCGGCCTCGGACGAGGACGAGGGCAAGAGCAAGCGCTGGATCTGGGTCGTCTCGGCCATCGCGGCCCTGCTCGTCATCGGCCTGGCAGCGTGGGGCATCCCCAAGCTGATGGGCGAGAACGAGCCGCCTGTCGAGATGGTCACGGTGCCCGACGTCACCGGCAAGACCCAGGAGGCCGCCGAGCGCGAGCTCACCGGCGAGACGTATGGCTTCGAGACGACCGTCAGCACCCAGCCCAGCTCTGACATCGACAAGGGCGAGGTGATCGCGACCGACCCGGCCGCCGAGGCCGAGGTCAAGAAGGGCAGCGACGTCGAGATCATCGTCAGTGCCGGACCTGAGCGGGTCGAGGTCCCGTACCTCGTCGGCAAGCGCCTCAAGGAGGCCCGCGCCGAGCTCGAGGCTCTGGGCCTGAAGTCGGACGTCGTCCAGCAGGAGAGCGACGCCCCCAAGAACGAGGTCCTCAAGACCGATCCCGTCCCGGGCGAACCGGTCGACCCCGGCACGTCGGTCACACTGACCGTCTCGAAGGGCAAGACCGAGGTCCCGAACGTCGTCGGCAAGACGCGCGAAGAGGCCGAGCAACTCATCCGCGACGCCGGGTTCGAGGTCCGCGTCTTCGAGACTGACTCTGACCAGCCGGCCGGCACGGTCATCGAGCAGATCCCCGGCTCGGGCCAGGCGGACCCGGGCACGCAGATCGTCCTGACAGTCTCGCGCGGTCCCCAGACGACGGATCCGAACATCCCGCCGACCGAACCGACCGATCCGATGTTCCCCGACGGTGACGGCGGCTAA
- a CDS encoding penicillin-binding protein 2 — MNRPIRVMSIVCLVLFTALLIGVNYIQFVEADTLNAKNGNRRVIDEEFARERGPILVGDRPIAESVPVDDQWKFQRRYPEAKLYADITGYFSYTFGRSGLEQSQNDILSGSDNRLFVNRVVDLIGSNQPRGGSVSVTINRRAQRAAAEGIENLPGNAKGAVVALDPSTGAILAMTGSPTYNPNLLASHNLDEVSKAWKRLDADKDKPMLNRSTQQILPPGSTFKIVTAAAAMEKLNLNPDSVVKGGRGLTAPGFGSYVLRNQGGGNCGGPRITLTQALEVSCNVTFGDLAMKVGQDDMERQSDAFGFGARDLDQLPMSPSQFSSDPDVELEAPQLAQSGIGQFEVAATPLQMAMATGAIANGGALMKPYLVSTVRSPDLKTIETAKPEKIRDAVSSRTATGLSQMLVDVVENGTGGSAAIPGIEVGGKTGTAQSTADRPPYAWFISFAPADDPKVAVAVVVESSSTGRDDISGGRLAGPIARSVMQAVLDR, encoded by the coding sequence GTGAACCGGCCGATCCGTGTGATGTCGATCGTGTGCCTGGTGCTGTTCACCGCCCTGCTCATCGGCGTGAACTACATCCAGTTCGTCGAGGCCGACACGCTGAACGCCAAGAACGGCAACCGCCGCGTGATCGACGAGGAGTTCGCCCGCGAGCGAGGCCCCATCCTCGTCGGCGACCGCCCGATCGCCGAGAGCGTCCCGGTCGACGACCAGTGGAAGTTCCAGCGCCGCTACCCCGAGGCCAAGCTGTACGCCGACATCACCGGCTACTTCAGCTACACCTTCGGGCGCAGCGGGCTCGAGCAGTCCCAGAACGACATCCTGTCCGGCAGCGACAACCGGCTCTTCGTCAACCGCGTCGTCGACCTCATCGGGTCCAACCAACCGCGCGGCGGCAGCGTCTCGGTGACGATCAACCGCCGTGCACAGCGGGCGGCCGCCGAGGGGATCGAGAACCTGCCCGGCAACGCCAAGGGCGCCGTCGTCGCGCTCGATCCGAGCACCGGCGCGATCCTCGCGATGACCGGCAGCCCCACCTACAACCCCAACCTCCTCGCCAGCCACAACCTGGACGAGGTATCGAAGGCCTGGAAGCGGCTCGACGCCGACAAGGACAAGCCGATGCTCAACCGGAGCACGCAGCAGATCCTGCCGCCGGGCTCGACCTTCAAGATCGTCACCGCCGCGGCGGCCATGGAGAAGCTCAACCTGAACCCCGACAGCGTCGTCAAGGGTGGACGCGGACTGACCGCGCCCGGTTTCGGGTCGTACGTGCTCCGCAACCAGGGCGGCGGCAACTGTGGCGGCCCGCGCATCACGCTGACCCAGGCCCTCGAGGTCTCGTGCAACGTCACGTTCGGCGACCTCGCCATGAAGGTCGGCCAGGACGACATGGAGCGCCAGTCCGATGCCTTCGGGTTCGGTGCGCGCGACCTCGACCAGCTCCCGATGAGCCCCAGCCAGTTCTCCTCCGACCCCGATGTCGAGCTCGAGGCGCCGCAGCTCGCGCAGAGCGGCATCGGCCAGTTCGAGGTCGCGGCGACGCCGCTGCAGATGGCGATGGCCACCGGAGCGATCGCCAACGGCGGTGCCCTCATGAAGCCCTACCTCGTCTCGACCGTCCGCTCGCCCGACCTCAAGACGATCGAGACGGCCAAGCCCGAGAAGATCCGCGACGCGGTCTCCAGCCGTACGGCGACGGGCCTGTCGCAGATGCTCGTCGACGTCGTCGAGAACGGCACCGGCGGGTCTGCGGCGATCCCGGGGATCGAGGTCGGAGGCAAGACCGGCACGGCGCAGTCGACCGCCGACCGCCCGCCGTACGCATGGTTCATCTCGTTCGCCCCGGCAGACGACCCCAAGGTTGCGGTCGCTGTCGTCGTCGAGTCGTCGAGCACTGGTCGCGACGACATCTCGGGCGGCCGCCTGGCCGGCCCGATCGCCCGATCAGTGATGCAGGCGGTGCTCGACCGATGA
- a CDS encoding FtsW/RodA/SpoVE family cell cycle protein, protein MSNPATTPAVVHRKRRGAEALLIALALVIVIFAFCAVGLGARGKIPGFVAGLAVLLVVIAVATHLVVRFVAPYADPVLVPLVVALNGLGIAMIYRLDLARLDSLGDEAKQFAGKQVMWTAMGLALFVAVLLIVRDHRKLQAYTYTFGLAALVLLILPLLPVIGTQINGARIWIRVGGFSLQPGEFAKICLAIFFAGYLVVKRDALALAGRRFMGIDFPRGRDLGPILAAWVVSLGVLILQRDLGSSLLFFGLFVVMLYVATERPGWLVVGMSLFLGGALFAATTFSHVQSRVDAWLSPFPVTDGTFQLTQGLYGMAWGGLLGRGLGEGNPYLTPFAYSDFIFASFAEELGLAGAMAILLMYGLIVERGLRIALLCRDAFGKLLATGLAVSFALQVFVVIGGVTRIIPLTGLTTPFMSYGGSSILANWAIIALLLRISDQSRRPPPEAAPMQMDDATQVVKL, encoded by the coding sequence GTGAGCAACCCCGCCACCACTCCCGCCGTCGTCCACCGCAAGCGTCGAGGGGCGGAGGCCCTCCTCATCGCGCTCGCGCTCGTGATCGTCATCTTCGCGTTCTGCGCCGTCGGGCTCGGCGCGCGCGGCAAGATCCCCGGGTTCGTTGCGGGGCTCGCGGTCCTTCTCGTGGTCATCGCGGTCGCGACCCACCTCGTCGTCCGCTTCGTGGCCCCGTACGCCGACCCTGTGCTCGTGCCGCTCGTCGTCGCCCTCAACGGGCTCGGCATCGCGATGATCTACCGCCTCGACCTCGCACGCCTCGACAGTCTCGGCGACGAGGCCAAGCAGTTCGCGGGCAAGCAGGTCATGTGGACGGCGATGGGCCTGGCGCTGTTCGTGGCCGTGCTGCTGATCGTGCGCGACCACCGCAAGCTCCAGGCCTACACCTACACGTTCGGCCTCGCGGCGCTCGTCCTGCTGATCCTGCCGCTGCTGCCGGTGATCGGGACGCAGATCAACGGCGCCCGGATCTGGATCCGCGTGGGGGGCTTCAGCCTGCAGCCGGGCGAGTTCGCCAAGATCTGCCTGGCGATCTTCTTCGCCGGCTACCTCGTCGTGAAGCGCGACGCCCTGGCGCTGGCGGGCCGGCGCTTCATGGGCATCGACTTCCCCCGCGGGCGCGACCTCGGCCCGATCCTCGCCGCCTGGGTGGTCAGCCTCGGTGTCCTGATCCTCCAGCGCGACCTCGGCTCGTCGCTGCTCTTCTTCGGGCTGTTCGTCGTGATGCTCTACGTCGCCACGGAGCGCCCCGGCTGGCTCGTCGTCGGCATGTCGCTGTTCCTCGGCGGCGCTCTCTTCGCCGCGACCACGTTCAGCCACGTCCAGAGCCGTGTCGACGCCTGGCTGAGCCCGTTCCCGGTGACCGACGGCACATTCCAGCTGACCCAGGGTCTGTACGGCATGGCGTGGGGCGGCCTGCTCGGACGCGGTCTCGGCGAGGGCAATCCCTACCTCACACCGTTCGCCTACTCCGACTTCATCTTCGCCTCGTTCGCAGAGGAGCTCGGGCTTGCCGGCGCGATGGCGATCCTGCTGATGTACGGCCTGATCGTGGAGCGCGGCCTGCGCATCGCGCTGCTGTGCCGTGACGCGTTCGGCAAGCTGCTCGCGACCGGCCTCGCGGTCTCGTTCGCGCTCCAGGTCTTCGTCGTCATCGGCGGCGTCACCCGGATCATTCCGCTGACCGGTCTGACCACACCGTTCATGTCGTACGGAGGCTCGTCGATCCTTGCAAACTGGGCGATCATCGCCCTCCTGCTCCGCATCAGCGACCAGAGCCGACGCCCGCCTCCGGAGGCGGCCCCGATGCAGATGGACGACGCGACCCAGGTGGTGAAGCTGTGA
- a CDS encoding PP2C family serine/threonine-protein phosphatase codes for MSLQQPRLAYTYAALSDVGRRRTSNQDSGYASPHLLVIADGMGGAAAGDLASSEVMHVVRRLDGPPPGDVIEALAGAVHRANDRLAEVIEDDPSVEGMGTTLTALLWNGAQFGLAHIGDSRAYLMRDGQLHQITKDHTLVQSLVDEGRLTREGARTHPNRSLILRVLLGRDESEPDLTLIEPQLGDRYLLCSDGLSDMVDDDAIADVLRTAPNVDVAAVDLVQRALVGGGADNVTVILGEMVDPEAPVDPTLACADEQPMLVGAAAEQARPGGDTSTTATSLDAIPLPPDEVGVNGERGAGAITRDIDPEALRYAPRAPRRHIWLRRLVVVALVVALLAAAAKLAWDWTQHQYYVGTENGVVVIYRGIQADLPLIDVDSVEEVSDVRVDALPTFRANQVKKGIASTSLTDARDTVTTLRDIATLCADPAQANLPGNECGGAE; via the coding sequence GTGTCCTTGCAGCAGCCCCGCCTCGCCTACACGTACGCCGCGCTGTCGGACGTCGGTCGGCGTCGCACCTCCAACCAGGACTCGGGCTATGCGAGCCCGCACCTGCTCGTCATCGCCGACGGCATGGGCGGCGCGGCCGCCGGCGACCTCGCGTCGTCGGAGGTCATGCACGTGGTGCGGCGCCTGGACGGGCCCCCGCCGGGCGACGTGATCGAGGCGCTCGCGGGTGCGGTGCACCGTGCCAACGACCGGCTCGCCGAGGTCATCGAGGACGACCCGAGCGTCGAGGGCATGGGGACCACCCTGACCGCGCTGCTGTGGAACGGTGCGCAGTTCGGGCTCGCCCACATCGGCGACTCCCGTGCCTATCTCATGCGCGACGGGCAGCTCCACCAGATCACCAAGGACCACACGCTGGTCCAGAGCCTCGTGGACGAGGGACGACTCACCCGCGAGGGCGCCCGTACCCACCCCAACCGCTCGCTGATCTTGCGCGTGCTGCTCGGGCGCGACGAGTCCGAGCCCGACCTCACCCTCATCGAGCCGCAGCTCGGCGACCGCTACCTGCTGTGCAGCGACGGTCTGTCCGACATGGTCGACGACGACGCGATCGCGGACGTCCTCCGTACGGCGCCCAACGTCGACGTCGCCGCGGTCGACCTGGTCCAGCGCGCGCTCGTCGGCGGCGGCGCCGACAACGTGACCGTGATCCTCGGCGAGATGGTCGACCCCGAAGCCCCTGTCGACCCGACGCTCGCCTGCGCCGACGAGCAGCCGATGCTCGTCGGTGCCGCCGCCGAGCAGGCCAGGCCCGGGGGCGACACGAGCACGACCGCCACGAGTCTGGACGCGATCCCGCTCCCTCCTGACGAGGTCGGCGTCAACGGCGAGCGAGGCGCCGGGGCGATCACGCGCGATATCGACCCCGAGGCGTTGCGCTACGCCCCGCGTGCGCCGCGCCGCCACATCTGGCTGCGTCGTCTCGTCGTCGTCGCGCTCGTCGTCGCCCTGCTCGCCGCGGCCGCCAAGCTCGCGTGGGACTGGACCCAGCACCAGTACTACGTCGGCACCGAGAACGGCGTCGTCGTGATCTACCGGGGCATCCAGGCCGACCTCCCGCTCATCGACGTCGACAGCGTCGAGGAGGTCTCCGACGTCCGCGTCGACGCCCTCCCGACCTTCCGCGCCAACCAGGTCAAGAAGGGCATCGCGTCCACCTCGCTGACCGACGCCCGTGACACGGTCACCACGCTGCGCGACATCGCGACACTGTGCGCCGACCCGGCACAGGCCAACCTGCCCGGCAACGAGTGCGGTGGTGCGGAGTGA
- a CDS encoding FHA domain-containing protein: MTELTLTLIKLGFLAVLWLFVLSAVSVIRSDIFGAKVESPRVPKQASQKARAPKAPKGRKPKRGMPSTLVVTDGPNAGQLVPVTGADILLGRGTDAAIRLDDDYVSTRHARFSTNGEQWYVEDLGSTNGTYLGSQRVTTPVPVDLGVPVRLGKTVVELRK; the protein is encoded by the coding sequence GTGACCGAGCTGACCCTCACCCTCATCAAGCTCGGCTTCCTCGCGGTGCTCTGGCTGTTCGTGCTCTCCGCCGTCTCGGTGATCCGCTCGGACATCTTCGGCGCCAAGGTCGAGTCGCCGCGCGTCCCCAAGCAGGCCAGCCAGAAGGCGCGCGCACCCAAGGCACCCAAGGGCCGCAAACCCAAGCGCGGCATGCCGTCGACGCTCGTCGTCACCGACGGCCCCAACGCCGGCCAGCTGGTCCCGGTGACCGGCGCCGACATCCTGCTCGGACGCGGCACCGACGCGGCGATCCGGCTCGACGACGACTATGTCTCCACCCGTCACGCCCGCTTCTCCACCAACGGTGAGCAGTGGTATGTGGAGGATCTCGGGTCCACCAACGGCACCTATCTCGGCAGCCAACGCGTGACCACCCCTGTCCCGGTCGACCTCGGGGTGCCCGTACGCCTGGGCAAGACCGTGGTCGAGCTCCGGAAGTAG
- a CDS encoding DUF3662 and FHA domain-containing protein: protein MSVTTPGTSGQEEVAAMGVLQRFEQRLEDAVSGAFARVFQSAVQPVEIAAALQRELDNGAQILSRDRVLVPNDFTVELAQTDFERLAPYGGTLSGELSELVHEHVAEQHYTLAGPLKLEFVHQPDLTTGRFRIRSRASAAVTPAAGVRMTDTAVAKAPVVLEVNGVRHPVEPPGVIIGRGTDAQLRINDPGVSRQHAQVRVFLEGNSVRVAIEDLGSTNGIVVDGRRVTHAVLSDGSRVQLGNTLVVVRNPHARPGPPVGPTGPVAPAAGSPAGPQSGSQGPGSHAAPPSGQGRPGAYGGHAPAPPPPHAGPQGGRW from the coding sequence GTGTCTGTCACGACGCCCGGCACGAGCGGACAGGAGGAGGTCGCAGCGATGGGTGTGCTCCAGCGCTTTGAGCAGCGTCTCGAGGACGCAGTCTCCGGTGCGTTCGCGCGCGTTTTTCAGAGTGCGGTCCAACCGGTCGAGATCGCCGCCGCCCTGCAGCGCGAGCTCGACAACGGGGCCCAGATCTTGTCGCGCGACCGCGTGCTCGTCCCCAACGACTTCACGGTCGAGCTTGCCCAGACCGACTTCGAGCGCCTCGCCCCGTACGGAGGCACGCTCTCCGGCGAGCTGTCCGAACTGGTCCACGAGCACGTCGCCGAGCAGCACTACACCCTCGCCGGCCCGCTCAAGCTCGAGTTCGTCCACCAGCCCGACCTGACCACGGGCCGCTTCCGCATCCGCTCGCGCGCCTCCGCCGCTGTGACCCCCGCAGCTGGAGTCCGGATGACCGACACCGCCGTCGCCAAGGCACCGGTGGTGCTGGAGGTCAACGGCGTACGCCATCCCGTCGAGCCGCCCGGTGTGATCATCGGCCGCGGCACCGATGCCCAGCTGCGCATCAACGACCCCGGGGTCTCCCGCCAGCACGCGCAGGTGCGGGTCTTCCTCGAGGGCAACAGCGTCCGCGTCGCGATCGAGGATCTGGGCTCGACCAACGGCATCGTCGTCGACGGCCGCCGCGTCACGCACGCGGTGCTCTCCGACGGCTCGCGGGTCCAGCTCGGCAACACCCTCGTCGTCGTCCGCAACCCCCACGCACGACCCGGCCCTCCGGTCGGTCCCACTGGGCCGGTCGCACCGGCCGCCGGCTCGCCCGCCGGTCCCCAGTCCGGTTCGCAAGGACCCGGCTCGCACGCCGCACCACCGTCGGGCCAGGGCCGCCCCGGTGCGTACGGCGGGCACGCGCCGGCCCCACCGCCTCCTCATGCTGGCCCTCAAGGTGGTCGCTGGTGA
- a CDS encoding SDR family oxidoreductase gives MKTAVITGSSRGIGFGLAKELRARGFDVVVSGRGEESVSDAAKRLEQSSDAGRVIGLVCDVSDPASVQHLWDAAVGELGSVDLWINNAGVARTVHPVVDLRPEWIVEMVTSNMVGTILGSRVAVRGMTAQGHGQLVNILGGGSDGKIRPGMTVYGSTKRGLRAFTDALVRETADGPVKIASVSPGVVVTDGMIREARELGPEGFARVRKAMNILADPVEEAAPPIVDMILANPKHGATLKRVGSLELGLRFAKGGKGRDVFAGTGV, from the coding sequence ATGAAGACCGCGGTGATCACCGGCAGCAGCAGGGGCATCGGATTCGGCCTGGCAAAGGAGCTGCGAGCACGCGGCTTCGACGTCGTGGTCAGCGGACGCGGCGAAGAATCGGTCTCCGACGCCGCCAAGCGCCTGGAGCAGTCCTCCGACGCGGGGAGGGTCATCGGGCTCGTCTGCGACGTCTCCGACCCCGCCTCGGTGCAGCACCTGTGGGACGCCGCCGTCGGCGAGCTCGGCTCCGTCGACCTGTGGATCAACAACGCCGGCGTCGCCCGTACGGTCCACCCTGTGGTCGACCTCCGCCCTGAGTGGATCGTCGAGATGGTGACCTCGAACATGGTCGGCACGATCCTCGGCAGCCGTGTGGCCGTCCGCGGCATGACCGCCCAGGGTCACGGCCAGCTCGTGAACATCCTCGGTGGCGGCTCCGACGGCAAGATCCGCCCCGGCATGACCGTGTACGGGTCGACCAAGCGCGGCCTGCGGGCGTTCACCGACGCGCTGGTCCGCGAGACGGCGGACGGCCCAGTCAAGATCGCGTCGGTGAGCCCCGGCGTCGTCGTCACCGACGGCATGATCCGCGAGGCACGCGAGCTCGGTCCCGAAGGCTTCGCGCGGGTCCGCAAGGCGATGAACATCCTCGCCGACCCCGTCGAAGAGGCCGCGCCGCCGATCGTCGACATGATCCTCGCCAACCCCAAGCACGGCGCCACGCTCAAGCGCGTCGGCAGCCTCGAGCTCGGGCTCCGGTTCGCCAAGGGCGGCAAGGGCCGCGACGTCTTCGCCGGCACCGGAGTCTGA